From the Chloroflexus aurantiacus J-10-fl genome, one window contains:
- a CDS encoding PmeII family type II restriction endonuclease: MTDIRQYVQEHIGKFHEARLNSLRNLELEQILRRKNPYLFRAKNILVASDLVRSLLDAHLSSQEETMFGEFLEGLAIHICKRTFNGKKSERPSIDLEFQTGNEYYLVSIKSGPNWGNADQIRKMRENFQAAIAEIRQSQPELQIFAVNGCCYGQDTGNKGDYQKLCGQAFWSFISDGVEELYTQIIEPLGFEAKERNEAFHRAYATIVNQFTQRFIEKFCNNGEINWELLVTFNSARPALRERRHRYS, translated from the coding sequence CTGACAGACATCAGACAATATGTCCAGGAACATATTGGCAAGTTTCATGAAGCCAGGCTTAATAGTCTGCGAAACCTGGAGCTAGAGCAGATCTTGAGACGCAAAAATCCATACCTTTTTCGCGCAAAGAATATTTTAGTTGCATCTGATCTTGTTCGTTCTCTGCTTGATGCACATCTCTCTTCACAAGAAGAGACAATGTTTGGTGAGTTTTTAGAGGGATTGGCAATTCACATTTGCAAGCGTACATTTAATGGCAAAAAATCTGAACGACCCAGCATTGACTTAGAGTTTCAAACCGGGAATGAGTACTACCTGGTATCTATCAAGTCAGGACCGAACTGGGGAAACGCCGATCAAATTCGCAAGATGCGCGAGAACTTTCAGGCAGCAATTGCAGAGATTCGGCAATCACAGCCTGAGCTTCAGATTTTTGCTGTGAATGGATGCTGTTACGGTCAAGATACAGGGAACAAGGGAGATTATCAAAAGCTGTGTGGTCAGGCTTTCTGGTCATTTATTTCAGATGGTGTGGAAGAATTGTATACGCAGATTATAGAACCATTAGGATTTGAAGCAAAAGAGCGAAATGAAGCATTTCATCGGGCTTACGCTACGATTGTAAATCAGTTTACGCAAAGATTTATTGAGAAGTTCTGCAACAATGGTGAAATAAACTGGGAACTCCTGGTTACATTCAATTCAGCCCGCCCTGCATTGAGAGAACGAAGGCATCGGTACTCCTAA
- a CDS encoding 4a-hydroxytetrahydrobiopterin dehydratase — translation MPRLSEAEIAEQLAQRPDWSLENNEIVRTFRLANFPAAIAFVTHVAFLAEAAGHHPDIDIRYNRVRLALTTHDAGGLTEKDFALAAAIDEIMG, via the coding sequence ATGCCACGCTTAAGCGAAGCTGAAATTGCCGAACAGTTGGCTCAGCGACCCGATTGGAGCCTTGAGAACAACGAGATTGTCCGTACTTTTCGGTTAGCTAATTTTCCGGCGGCGATTGCGTTCGTGACCCACGTTGCGTTTCTGGCTGAGGCTGCCGGCCATCACCCCGATATTGATATTCGTTATAACCGGGTGCGACTGGCGCTCACCACCCACGATGCCGGCGGGTTGACCGAGAAGGACTTTGCGTTGGCCGCCGCGATTGATGAGATTATGGGCTGA
- a CDS encoding histidine phosphatase family protein — MRLILVRHGETPWNQTLQYQGHAPIPLNERGREQARRAGIRLVRSGAVALYSSDLPRAWETAEIIGSHVNLQPVAMPDLREIDVGLWEGLTPDELYQRFPDHMREYDRDPARTVRLGGESYAQLQARVLRAFARIEAAHRNGETIIVVSHGGSIRALFCHIIGLDLANFSKLWLDNGSLSEIVRGRSGWRLLRMNDVAHLEELVAEGGE; from the coding sequence ATGCGTCTCATTCTTGTGCGACACGGCGAGACGCCGTGGAATCAAACGTTACAGTACCAGGGTCACGCGCCGATACCGCTCAACGAGCGTGGGCGCGAACAGGCCCGACGGGCAGGGATACGATTGGTTCGGAGCGGGGCAGTTGCTCTGTACAGTAGCGATCTGCCCCGCGCATGGGAGACAGCCGAGATTATTGGGTCACACGTCAATCTGCAACCGGTTGCTATGCCGGATTTGCGCGAGATTGATGTCGGGTTATGGGAAGGGCTAACCCCCGACGAACTCTATCAGCGCTTCCCCGACCATATGCGCGAATACGACCGCGACCCGGCACGAACTGTGCGTCTCGGCGGCGAAAGTTATGCCCAATTGCAAGCAAGGGTGCTGCGGGCGTTTGCCCGGATCGAGGCCGCTCACCGCAATGGTGAGACGATTATCGTGGTTTCGCATGGCGGCTCCATCCGCGCCTTGTTCTGTCACATCATCGGTCTCGATCTGGCAAACTTTAGCAAATTGTGGCTCGACAATGGTTCGTTGAGCGAAATCGTCCGCGGGCGAAGTGGCTGGCGGCTATTACGGATGAATGATGTCGCCCACCTTGAGGAACTGGTGGCGGAAGGCGGCGAGTAA
- a CDS encoding acyl-CoA dehydrogenase has protein sequence MEFQLTEDQQMLRDMVRQFAEKEAKPTVAERDEHARWPAELVRKMGELGLMGVAVSEEYGGAGMDYVSYAIVIEELSRVDPSLGVIASVNNSLVCYGIEKFGTEEQKRELLVPLASGRMLGAFSLSEPGAGSDAAAQRTTAVRDGDYYVINGVKNWVTNGDHADTIILMAMTDPSKGTKGITAFLVDTHAPGCRVVKVENKLGIRSAHSCQMAYDDYRIPAWRRLGEEGQGFKIAMTILNAGRIGIAAQAVGIAQGAFEAALEYSKVREQFGKPIHEFQAVGFTLADMATRIKAARLLTYEAAWRKDQGLDFIKDASMAKLFASETAMWVATKAVQLHGSNGYSKEYPVERFFRDAKITEIYEGTSEIQRLVISRELVR, from the coding sequence ATGGAGTTCCAGCTTACCGAAGATCAGCAGATGCTCCGCGACATGGTGCGCCAGTTTGCCGAGAAAGAGGCCAAACCAACTGTCGCTGAACGTGATGAACATGCCCGCTGGCCTGCCGAATTGGTGCGCAAAATGGGTGAACTCGGTCTGATGGGTGTCGCCGTTAGCGAAGAGTACGGTGGCGCCGGAATGGATTATGTCTCGTATGCGATAGTGATTGAAGAACTCTCGCGGGTTGATCCGTCACTGGGTGTGATCGCCTCGGTGAATAACTCGCTGGTGTGCTACGGGATCGAGAAGTTTGGCACCGAAGAGCAGAAGCGTGAGCTGCTGGTACCGCTGGCAAGTGGGCGGATGCTTGGGGCATTCTCGCTCAGTGAACCGGGCGCCGGTTCGGACGCCGCAGCCCAACGAACAACTGCTGTGCGCGATGGCGACTATTACGTTATCAACGGCGTCAAGAACTGGGTTACTAACGGTGATCACGCCGACACCATTATCTTGATGGCGATGACCGACCCCAGCAAGGGTACGAAAGGCATCACCGCATTTCTGGTTGACACCCACGCGCCAGGTTGTCGGGTGGTCAAAGTCGAGAACAAGCTCGGCATTCGCAGTGCACATAGCTGCCAGATGGCGTATGACGACTACCGCATACCGGCGTGGCGGCGGCTCGGCGAAGAGGGTCAGGGTTTCAAGATTGCGATGACGATTCTCAACGCCGGTCGCATCGGGATTGCGGCACAGGCGGTCGGGATTGCGCAAGGCGCGTTCGAGGCGGCACTGGAGTACAGCAAAGTTCGTGAACAATTCGGCAAACCGATCCACGAATTCCAGGCCGTCGGCTTTACGCTGGCCGATATGGCAACCCGTATCAAAGCGGCCCGTCTGCTCACCTACGAAGCCGCCTGGCGCAAAGATCAGGGGCTTGATTTCATCAAAGACGCCTCGATGGCGAAGCTCTTTGCTTCCGAGACGGCGATGTGGGTGGCGACGAAGGCGGTGCAACTGCACGGTTCAAACGGCTACTCGAAAGAGTATCCGGTGGAACGGTTCTTCCGTGACGCGAAGATTACCGAGATTTACGAAGGGACAAGTGAGATTCAGCGCCTCGTGATCAGCCGCGAACTGGTACGCTGA
- a CDS encoding MerR family transcriptional regulator yields the protein MSDKETATYLSLSAASKLLGVHASTLRLWADEGAVPVYITPGGHRRFARADILALASRRPLPSQSISSVLASKALAQTRNELAHSSSAPAWMHAMNEQEWLAWRRVGQQLMGVVLRYVSTHDEQSPLLDEARAIGHSYARLARAAGLPLTDAIAAALFFRDSLVEAAMDLPEEARVRPSESARLLRRISRVANEVQLAVVSGYETTEE from the coding sequence ATGAGCGACAAGGAAACAGCAACCTATCTTTCGCTGTCGGCAGCAAGTAAGCTTCTCGGCGTGCATGCCTCAACCCTCCGGCTCTGGGCAGATGAAGGTGCCGTGCCGGTGTATATCACGCCGGGTGGACACCGTCGTTTTGCCCGCGCCGACATTCTGGCCTTGGCTTCGCGCCGACCATTACCATCGCAATCGATCAGTAGTGTCCTGGCCAGCAAAGCATTGGCCCAGACCCGTAATGAACTGGCGCATTCGTCGTCGGCACCAGCCTGGATGCACGCGATGAACGAGCAGGAGTGGCTGGCATGGCGACGGGTTGGCCAGCAGTTGATGGGTGTTGTGTTGCGTTACGTCAGCACCCACGACGAACAGAGTCCACTCCTTGATGAGGCACGGGCGATTGGTCACAGCTATGCCCGTCTGGCCCGTGCGGCAGGACTGCCGTTAACAGATGCGATTGCCGCAGCGCTCTTTTTTCGCGATTCGCTGGTTGAGGCGGCGATGGATTTGCCTGAAGAAGCTCGTGTACGCCCCTCGGAGAGTGCGCGGCTGCTGCGACGCATCAGTCGCGTGGCTAATGAAGTCCAACTGGCTGTTGTGAGCGGATATGAAACAACAGAGGAGTAA
- the ppc gene encoding phosphoenolpyruvate carboxylase, with the protein MSGRTTANEHDLLSANIRALGDALGRVIIGQHGSEALALVEQVRRMAKDLRNAPTNTDPQALPQLIADLDLPQLRSLVKAFTLYFGLVNLAEGVERLRVLRARDLRHAPAPRAESIADAIELLKRHGVPAPAIQEWLDHALIMPVLTAHPTESRRRTILIKLRRIFDTLVDLTFGERLVLPADRQAALTRIEREIVGLWQSDDVRNRRPSVLDEVENGLFFFQTVLWELLPHIYREMSDALQAAYPDHPWRLPPFLRFGSWMGGDRDGNPFVTPEVTVETVRLMRSAMLRYLIDCLDRLITDLSQSVQQVKVDTAIIDRIAEYRELMPDAAATLNPHYRCEPYRQLCHFIQARLHNTLQYTLDYTPRWGIDPPLARRPDIYYHSRELLADLDLIDASLRNNGSTLIAEGLLRDVRTLVAVCHLHTATLDVRQHASRHTAALSEILAAAGVVDDYEALDEAERIAVLSVEIRRPRPLTPSRLSHFSPATAETIHTFRVIAAISEQLDPEIFQTYIISTTSQVSDLLAVLLLCRDAGLYQPGQASQLHIVPLFETGDDLQRAPALLDELLRLPVYREHLALRDNLQEVMLGYSDSNKEGGFVAANWALYRAQVELTAVTDRHGVRLRLFHGRGGAVGRGGAVGRGGGPAGQAILAQPPGTLHGQIKVTDQGEMISDRYLDPRTAHRHLEQVVNAVLRAGFPGMARQPEPTWLAAMEEMATTARTVYRQLVYEDPDFLIYFRSATPVAEFNRLRIGSRPVSRRKSDRIEDLRAIPWVFSWMQSRHTIPGWFGLGSALEAFVEADPHHLHLLRTMYQHWPFFSTLLDNAQMIMLKADMNIARAYASLVPDRHLAERIFQRIESEFRRTERMICQITERNDLLAHQPVLQRAIRQRNPYIDPLSFVQIELLRRLRAAPPEEQGELETVLLMSINGIAAGLKNTG; encoded by the coding sequence ATGAGCGGACGAACCACTGCTAACGAACATGATCTGTTATCGGCAAACATTCGCGCACTAGGCGATGCACTTGGCCGGGTCATTATCGGTCAACACGGTAGCGAAGCACTGGCACTGGTGGAACAGGTGCGCCGGATGGCTAAAGACCTCCGCAATGCACCAACCAACACCGATCCACAGGCACTTCCCCAATTGATTGCCGATCTGGATTTGCCACAATTACGCAGTCTGGTCAAGGCATTCACGCTCTATTTTGGATTGGTCAATCTGGCGGAAGGGGTTGAACGTCTGCGCGTTTTGCGGGCGCGCGATCTACGCCATGCGCCCGCCCCCCGTGCCGAGAGTATTGCCGACGCTATCGAATTGCTGAAGCGTCACGGAGTACCGGCACCTGCGATCCAGGAATGGCTGGATCACGCGCTGATTATGCCGGTGTTGACGGCGCACCCGACCGAGTCGCGCCGGCGCACAATCCTGATTAAACTGCGGCGCATTTTTGATACGCTGGTCGATTTGACATTTGGAGAGCGGTTGGTCTTACCTGCCGACCGGCAGGCCGCGCTTACCCGCATCGAGCGGGAGATCGTCGGGTTGTGGCAGAGCGATGATGTGCGTAATCGGCGACCATCGGTGCTCGACGAAGTGGAGAATGGACTGTTCTTCTTTCAAACCGTCCTCTGGGAACTCCTACCGCACATCTATCGTGAGATGAGTGATGCGCTGCAAGCAGCATATCCGGATCACCCCTGGCGTCTGCCGCCATTTCTGCGCTTTGGAAGCTGGATGGGCGGGGATCGCGACGGCAATCCCTTCGTGACGCCAGAGGTAACGGTCGAGACGGTACGGCTGATGCGGAGCGCAATGCTGCGTTATCTGATAGATTGCCTTGATCGGCTGATCACCGATTTGAGCCAATCGGTGCAGCAGGTGAAGGTGGATACGGCGATCATTGATCGCATCGCCGAATATCGCGAGTTGATGCCAGATGCAGCAGCGACGCTCAACCCGCATTACCGCTGCGAGCCATACCGCCAGTTGTGCCATTTTATTCAGGCCCGGCTGCACAACACCCTTCAGTACACGTTGGACTACACGCCTCGTTGGGGGATCGATCCACCGCTCGCACGGCGACCCGACATCTACTACCATAGCCGCGAACTCTTAGCCGATCTCGACCTGATCGATGCCAGTCTGCGCAATAACGGCAGTACGTTAATCGCCGAGGGTCTGTTGCGCGATGTACGAACGCTCGTGGCAGTTTGCCATCTGCACACGGCCACCCTCGACGTGCGCCAGCACGCCAGCCGGCACACAGCAGCCCTGAGCGAAATCCTGGCCGCTGCTGGTGTGGTCGACGATTACGAAGCGCTCGATGAGGCAGAGCGGATTGCGGTGTTGAGCGTGGAAATTCGCCGACCGCGCCCACTCACGCCCAGCCGACTCAGTCATTTCAGTCCGGCGACGGCGGAAACCATTCACACCTTTCGGGTCATAGCGGCAATCAGCGAACAGCTCGACCCAGAAATCTTTCAGACGTACATCATCTCGACCACCAGTCAGGTCAGCGATCTGCTGGCAGTGTTGCTGCTCTGCCGCGATGCCGGTCTCTACCAGCCCGGTCAGGCCAGTCAGTTGCATATTGTGCCGCTGTTTGAAACGGGTGACGACCTGCAACGCGCACCGGCGCTCCTGGATGAACTGCTCCGCTTGCCGGTGTACCGTGAGCATCTGGCGCTACGCGACAACCTGCAAGAGGTGATGCTCGGTTATTCCGACAGCAACAAAGAGGGTGGCTTTGTGGCTGCAAACTGGGCACTCTACCGGGCACAGGTGGAACTGACAGCGGTCACAGATCGGCACGGCGTCCGCTTGCGCCTCTTCCATGGCCGCGGTGGCGCTGTTGGCCGCGGTGGCGCTGTTGGCCGCGGTGGCGGCCCTGCCGGACAGGCCATCCTCGCCCAACCACCCGGAACCCTCCACGGTCAGATCAAGGTTACTGACCAGGGTGAAATGATCTCAGACCGTTATCTCGATCCGCGGACTGCCCATCGTCACCTCGAACAGGTGGTTAATGCCGTGTTGCGGGCGGGCTTTCCCGGCATGGCGCGGCAGCCCGAACCAACCTGGCTGGCCGCGATGGAGGAGATGGCGACTACGGCACGTACTGTCTACCGGCAACTGGTTTACGAAGACCCGGATTTTCTGATCTATTTTCGCAGTGCCACACCGGTGGCCGAATTCAACCGGCTACGCATCGGCTCACGTCCGGTCTCGCGCCGCAAGAGTGATCGGATCGAAGACCTGCGGGCCATTCCATGGGTCTTTAGCTGGATGCAGAGTCGGCACACGATTCCGGGCTGGTTTGGCCTGGGCAGTGCGCTGGAAGCATTTGTGGAAGCCGATCCGCATCACCTGCATCTATTGCGCACCATGTACCAGCACTGGCCCTTTTTCAGCACGCTGCTGGATAACGCGCAGATGATCATGCTGAAAGCCGATATGAACATTGCCCGCGCTTACGCCAGCCTGGTGCCGGATCGTCATCTGGCCGAACGGATCTTTCAGCGGATCGAGAGCGAATTCCGCCGCACCGAACGTATGATCTGTCAGATCACCGAACGCAACGATCTGTTGGCCCATCAACCGGTACTTCAGCGGGCGATTCGGCAGCGCAACCCGTACATCGATCCACTCAGCTTTGTCCAGATTGAACTGCTCCGCCGATTGCGCGCTGCGCCGCCCGAAGAACAGGGCGAATTGGAAACGGTTTTGTTGATGTCAATCAACGGCATTGCTGCCGGATTGAAGAATACAGGCTGA
- a CDS encoding DsbA family protein, whose translation MKYVPVYYLHDKIMRFSLLLILVFVVTGCGSAVPPVPTRSAVELRQTQVALQGLPTVPPAPTELSRPTPTPAPPVDLVELLKLTDDDPRAMGDPNAPVLMIEFTDYECPFCARFVSESRPRIVREFVETGVVRLVVRDFPLTSIHPSALLAAGVAHCAAAQGQFWPVYEMLFQTHNVEWGGVPNRDRDVLIELAGKLGVDTAQLRACLDDPATEATIIAEVETATRLGINSTPNFIINGRIVRGAFPFESFASLIRRLAELP comes from the coding sequence ATGAAATACGTTCCAGTATATTACCTTCACGACAAAATTATGCGCTTTTCTTTACTCCTGATACTCGTGTTCGTTGTGACCGGCTGTGGCAGTGCAGTACCACCAGTACCGACCCGCTCGGCAGTGGAACTTCGCCAGACTCAGGTAGCCTTGCAAGGTTTGCCTACCGTTCCCCCGGCCCCAACTGAACTGAGCCGTCCGACACCTACTCCTGCGCCACCTGTTGATTTGGTCGAACTGCTGAAGCTCACCGACGACGATCCACGGGCGATGGGTGATCCGAATGCACCGGTGCTTATGATCGAGTTTACCGATTATGAGTGTCCATTTTGTGCCCGCTTCGTTAGTGAGTCGCGCCCCCGGATTGTGCGCGAATTCGTTGAAACTGGCGTTGTCAGGCTCGTTGTACGTGACTTTCCGCTGACTTCGATCCACCCTTCGGCATTACTGGCAGCCGGCGTGGCCCATTGCGCCGCTGCACAGGGGCAGTTCTGGCCGGTGTATGAGATGCTGTTTCAAACCCACAATGTTGAGTGGGGCGGGGTGCCCAATCGTGACCGGGATGTGTTGATCGAGCTGGCCGGAAAACTCGGTGTGGATACAGCGCAGTTGCGTGCCTGTCTCGACGATCCGGCGACTGAGGCGACTATCATCGCCGAGGTTGAGACGGCTACCCGCCTGGGAATTAACTCAACGCCGAACTTTATCATTAACGGTCGGATTGTGCGTGGTGCGTTTCCGTTCGAGAGTTTTGCCAGTCTGATCCGACGGTTGGCCGAACTGCCGTGA
- a CDS encoding L-threonylcarbamoyladenylate synthase — protein MHTKRLDTSPAAIAMAGELLRRGELVAFPTETVYGLGGHALDERAVAAIFTAKGRPANDPLIVHITAATDLPLVAATVPPLAGRLAAACWPGPLTLIVPRHPRVPLTVTAGRETVAVRVPSHPIAQELLRAAGVPVAAPSANRFGHTSPTTADHVLADLDGRIAAVIDGGATPIGIESTVLDCTTDPPTLLRPGGISLETLTDLIGEVQLRSQPTADEAHGLTAPGLLERHYAPDHELWLFSGKPDSVLARLRAETEAALARGLRVGLLLPEEDLALMHDLPVERESLGPTSDPAIIARRLYAALRALDERQPDRMFTRDLDEAGLGRALRDRLRRAATRVIVVDEETGKQ, from the coding sequence ATGCATACCAAACGGCTCGACACCTCACCCGCTGCAATTGCCATGGCCGGCGAACTCCTCCGGCGTGGCGAACTTGTCGCCTTCCCGACCGAAACGGTCTACGGGCTAGGCGGGCATGCGCTCGACGAGCGTGCCGTAGCGGCCATTTTTACCGCGAAGGGGCGTCCGGCGAATGATCCGCTGATCGTCCACATCACGGCAGCCACCGATCTGCCACTGGTGGCTGCGACAGTTCCACCACTTGCCGGCAGGCTGGCAGCGGCCTGCTGGCCAGGCCCACTCACGCTGATCGTACCGCGCCATCCTCGTGTACCGTTGACAGTGACTGCCGGACGTGAAACGGTCGCGGTACGGGTACCTTCACATCCGATTGCCCAGGAGCTGCTGCGGGCTGCCGGTGTACCGGTTGCCGCACCAAGTGCCAACCGCTTCGGACACACCAGTCCAACCACTGCCGATCACGTGCTGGCTGATCTCGATGGACGGATCGCGGCGGTGATTGATGGTGGGGCGACGCCGATTGGCATTGAGTCAACCGTGCTCGACTGCACCACCGATCCGCCGACACTTTTGCGCCCTGGCGGGATTAGCCTTGAAACGTTGACCGACCTGATCGGCGAGGTGCAACTCCGTTCACAACCTACCGCCGATGAAGCGCATGGCCTGACCGCGCCCGGTCTCCTGGAGCGCCACTATGCCCCCGATCACGAATTATGGTTGTTTAGTGGCAAACCGGACTCGGTTCTCGCCCGGCTACGCGCCGAAACCGAAGCAGCGCTGGCCCGTGGACTGCGCGTTGGTCTCCTTTTGCCAGAGGAAGACCTCGCGCTGATGCACGACTTACCAGTTGAGCGGGAATCGCTCGGCCCAACTTCTGATCCGGCGATCATTGCCCGGCGGCTATACGCCGCGCTGCGGGCGCTTGACGAACGCCAGCCCGATCGCATGTTTACCCGCGATCTCGACGAAGCCGGCCTGGGGCGTGCCCTGCGGGATCGCCTGCGCCGTGCGGCAACGCGGGTGATTGTGGTTGACGAAGAGACGGGAAAACAGTAA
- a CDS encoding PucC family protein produces MLAITEWQALLIPVLVMFGLGFGIYTVGAVSLLAAMTTERHAAAYLGLWSMTQLLFRGLGIFAGGAVRDVALWMSGSLPLAYASVFLLEAIGLLVCIVILQRVDVPGFARGETKPLGAATALAAADG; encoded by the coding sequence GTGCTGGCGATTACCGAATGGCAGGCACTGTTGATCCCGGTGCTGGTCATGTTCGGGCTTGGTTTTGGCATCTATACAGTCGGTGCGGTCTCGCTGCTGGCCGCAATGACCACCGAACGCCATGCTGCGGCCTATCTTGGCCTCTGGTCGATGACCCAGCTTCTCTTCCGAGGTCTCGGCATCTTCGCCGGCGGCGCAGTACGTGATGTTGCGCTCTGGATGAGCGGATCGCTGCCTCTTGCTTACGCCAGTGTCTTCCTGTTGGAAGCAATTGGGTTGCTGGTCTGTATTGTGATTTTGCAACGGGTTGATGTGCCCGGTTTTGCCCGTGGTGAAACCAAACCATTGGGTGCGGCAACGGCGCTGGCCGCCGCCGACGGGTAG
- a CDS encoding NADPH-dependent oxidoreductase — protein sequence MTDTTTTTQELLHQRYGNDIPPSIISTPIIDLLLSHRSVRSYSNEPLPEGTLETMIAAAQSAATSSNLQTWSVVAVTDPERKHRLATLAGDQNQIRRAPLFLVWLADLHRIAQAADARQMPHEGLDYLEMWLVGVIDAALAAQNAVVAAESLGLGTVYIGAIRNHPLEVAAELQLPPMVMPVFGMCVGRPNPARPAAIKPRLPQEAVLHREVYRPEQIPPAVERYNATMSAFYAAQQMNVEGDWVDHSARRVAGPHTLSGRDVLREVLHRLGFRLK from the coding sequence ATGACCGATACCACAACCACAACGCAAGAACTCTTACACCAGCGTTACGGCAATGATATTCCGCCATCCATCATCAGCACCCCGATCATCGACCTGTTACTGAGTCACCGTTCTGTACGTTCGTACAGTAACGAACCACTGCCGGAAGGCACGCTTGAAACGATGATTGCAGCGGCCCAATCTGCGGCCACATCATCAAATCTCCAGACGTGGAGTGTGGTTGCGGTGACTGACCCCGAACGAAAGCATCGCCTGGCGACCCTGGCCGGTGATCAAAACCAGATTCGGCGGGCACCGCTTTTCCTGGTCTGGCTGGCCGATCTGCACCGCATTGCCCAGGCGGCTGATGCCCGGCAGATGCCACACGAGGGGCTTGACTACCTGGAAATGTGGCTGGTGGGTGTGATAGATGCGGCCCTGGCAGCACAGAATGCTGTCGTTGCCGCCGAGTCGCTCGGCCTCGGTACCGTCTACATTGGCGCCATTCGCAATCATCCACTGGAGGTAGCGGCTGAATTGCAACTGCCACCGATGGTGATGCCGGTGTTCGGGATGTGTGTGGGTCGTCCCAATCCGGCACGACCGGCAGCGATTAAACCACGTTTGCCCCAGGAGGCGGTACTTCACCGGGAAGTCTACCGGCCAGAGCAGATACCACCTGCTGTCGAACGTTACAACGCGACAATGAGCGCCTTTTACGCGGCCCAACAGATGAATGTAGAAGGCGATTGGGTCGATCACTCGGCACGTCGGGTTGCCGGGCCGCATACCCTTTCGGGTCGTGATGTCCTGCGTGAAGTGCTGCATCGACTCGGTTTTCGGTTGAAATAA
- a CDS encoding alpha/beta fold hydrolase — MPLVTTTAGDLFVMRRGTNGVPLIFVHGAGGSGRHWGRLFALLPPTVQFIAVDLPGHGRSPLAGPITIERYAAQIAALHQALALPPALIIGHSMGGAIALQLAITTPQIVAGLGLFGSAARLRVAPALLDGLAGDEATRQATITTLVTWLFSPAADPTLFAEARAEYAALDPAILLADFQACDGFDVRNRLGDIHCPALVITGSDDRLTPPKLGAELASGLGVPHHLLANVGHMPMLEAPDQLSELLREWLTTLA; from the coding sequence ATGCCACTCGTGACGACAACAGCCGGCGATCTGTTTGTGATGCGGCGAGGCACGAACGGGGTGCCGTTGATTTTTGTTCACGGTGCCGGGGGGAGTGGTCGCCATTGGGGCCGGCTATTTGCCCTGTTGCCGCCAACAGTTCAGTTTATCGCCGTTGACCTGCCGGGTCACGGTCGGTCACCACTGGCCGGCCCGATTACGATTGAACGCTATGCAGCGCAGATCGCTGCGCTTCACCAGGCACTTGCCCTACCACCAGCCCTGATTATCGGTCATTCGATGGGCGGAGCGATTGCCTTGCAGCTTGCAATCACGACGCCGCAGATCGTTGCCGGTCTGGGCCTGTTCGGCAGTGCTGCCCGTTTGCGAGTTGCTCCTGCGCTGCTCGATGGGTTGGCCGGCGACGAGGCTACCCGACAGGCAACCATCACCACACTGGTTACCTGGCTCTTTAGCCCTGCCGCCGACCCAACGCTTTTTGCTGAAGCCAGGGCCGAATACGCCGCGCTTGACCCGGCGATTCTGCTGGCCGATTTTCAGGCGTGCGATGGGTTCGACGTGCGGAACCGGCTCGGTGACATCCACTGCCCGGCGCTGGTGATCACCGGCAGCGACGACCGCCTTACCCCGCCCAAACTCGGCGCCGAACTGGCGAGCGGGCTTGGCGTACCACACCATCTCCTGGCCAATGTCGGCCATATGCCAATGTTGGAAGCGCCCGATCAGCTAAGCGAGCTGCTGCGTGAATGGCTGACAACGCTTGCTTGA